One Nonomuraea angiospora DNA segment encodes these proteins:
- a CDS encoding histidine kinase, with amino-acid sequence MQVTPPLPLLRRVPSGLWTALAWCAGLALTFLMRVRLPGEAEPAYSPGALLYHWDGLSFLIVATALVVTGSTLLARRPLPALTLLLAASAVACMPLGVGEIPSAQFLAVDAALYFIAATAPRRTSIAAITISLITLAGYLGTRLLFGWVVGTSAELAVAMTAVIAWLVGRSVHQAHVHAESLRVQATAQAITSERLRIARELHDMVAHSIGIIALQAGAARRVIDTQPVRAREALGEIETVGRETLSGLRRMLGALRHPEPTHPRETTPVTHLIPVRPPQSESFGRSVSADQQPGAVPNPARPSQRESSDRFLSADQQPGVLPIPAQPSQRESSGPSMPVDQQPGVLPNPVRPLQSESSGRSMPVDQQPGALSDRPALTEQRPDASVSRYASVGPPQRTSGHSESVQVPPAVSLGPPESGPAPSTAPFDSGLAPFGSGLVPLGPDLAPAGLSGLERLAATTTAAGVQVQVRWRGVRRPLPPEIDMSAYRIVQEAVTNVTRHAEHPSCQVTVDFGDEELAIEVIDPAPSPDPSLPLDPSPDLCSNPGPDLCSDTSPGLSSDSGPGLSSGRSSGLSSGGSLDLSLDSGSGLFAGRSPGLSLGSGSGPSSDRSPGPSSGRSLALSSEPSPVLSLDSAPGFFTGRSPGLSLGSGSALSSDRSPDLSSDSDSGPSTGCSPGVSLGFDSGPSPDLSRDIAAAPACDLKPAADRSSRSVPSSAPSSDASLSSGSGPGLGAVPAHNSGSGAGRRFGGGRGRKAGVGYGLVGMRERVGLLNGVFYAGPRQEGGFRVVARLPVPARVR; translated from the coding sequence ATGCAGGTCACCCCACCCCTCCCGCTGCTGAGGCGAGTGCCGTCCGGCCTCTGGACGGCGCTGGCCTGGTGTGCGGGCCTGGCGCTCACGTTCCTGATGCGCGTCAGGCTGCCAGGTGAGGCGGAGCCCGCCTACAGCCCCGGCGCGTTGCTCTACCACTGGGACGGCCTGTCTTTCCTGATCGTGGCCACCGCGCTGGTCGTGACAGGCAGCACCCTGCTGGCCCGCCGCCCACTCCCGGCCCTGACCCTGCTGCTGGCCGCCTCCGCCGTGGCGTGCATGCCGCTGGGCGTAGGAGAGATCCCTTCGGCCCAGTTCCTGGCGGTCGACGCCGCCCTCTACTTCATCGCCGCCACTGCCCCACGCCGTACGAGCATCGCCGCCATCACCATTTCGCTCATCACGCTGGCGGGCTATCTAGGGACGCGGCTGCTCTTCGGGTGGGTCGTCGGGACCTCGGCGGAGCTCGCCGTCGCCATGACGGCCGTCATCGCATGGCTGGTCGGCCGCTCGGTGCACCAGGCCCATGTCCACGCCGAGAGCCTGCGCGTCCAGGCCACCGCCCAAGCCATCACCAGCGAACGTCTCCGGATCGCCCGCGAGCTCCACGACATGGTCGCGCACAGCATCGGCATCATCGCCCTGCAGGCAGGTGCCGCCCGGCGAGTGATCGACACTCAGCCCGTGCGCGCCCGCGAAGCGCTGGGCGAGATCGAGACGGTCGGCCGCGAGACACTGTCAGGCCTACGCCGGATGCTCGGCGCCCTCCGCCACCCCGAGCCAACCCACCCACGAGAGACGACGCCCGTTACTCACCTCATTCCAGTCCGACCACCGCAGAGCGAGTCGTTCGGCCGCTCCGTGTCGGCCGACCAGCAACCGGGCGCCGTGCCCAATCCGGCCCGACCATCGCAGCGCGAGTCGTCGGACCGCTTCCTGTCGGCCGACCAGCAACCGGGCGTCCTGCCCATTCCAGCCCAGCCATCGCAGCGCGAGTCGTCCGGCCCCTCCATGCCGGTCGACCAGCAACCGGGCGTCCTGCCCAATCCGGTCCGACCATTGCAGAGCGAGTCGTCCGGCCGCTCCATGCCGGTCGACCAGCAACCGGGCGCGCTGTCCGATCGGCCCGCACTGACCGAGCAGCGACCGGACGCGTCGGTCAGCAGGTACGCGTCAGTCGGGCCGCCGCAGCGGACGTCCGGTCACTCCGAATCGGTCCAGGTGCCGCCAGCTGTGTCTCTCGGTCCACCCGAATCGGGCCCCGCACCTTCGACTGCCCCGTTCGACTCGGGCCTGGCCCCTTTCGGCTCGGGTCTGGTCCCGCTTGGCCCGGACCTGGCCCCGGCCGGGCTGAGCGGCCTGGAGCGGCTTGCCGCGACGACGACGGCCGCCGGTGTTCAGGTCCAGGTGCGCTGGCGGGGTGTACGACGTCCGCTCCCTCCGGAGATCGACATGTCCGCCTACCGCATTGTCCAGGAGGCCGTCACCAACGTCACCCGCCATGCCGAGCACCCGTCGTGCCAGGTGACCGTCGACTTCGGTGATGAGGAGCTGGCCATCGAGGTCATCGACCCCGCACCTAGCCCTGACCCGAGCCTTCCCCTGGATCCCAGCCCGGATCTTTGCTCGAACCCCGGCCCGGATCTTTGCTCGGACACCAGCCCGGGCCTTTCTTCGGACTCCGGCCCGGGCCTTTCGTCGGGCCGCAGCTCGGGTCTTTCTTCGGGCGGTAGTCTGGATCTTTCCTTGGACTCCGGTTCGGGGCTTTTCGCGGGCCGCAGTCCAGGTCTTTCCTTGGGCTCCGGTTCGGGGCCTTCCTCAGACCGCAGTCCGGGTCCTTCCTCGGGCCGTAGTTTGGCTCTTTCCTCGGAGCCCAGTCCGGTTCTTTCCTTGGACTCCGCTCCGGGGTTTTTCACGGGCCGCAGTCCGGGTCTTTCCTTGGGCTCCGGTTCGGCGCTTTCCTCAGACCGCAGTCCGGATCTTTCCTCGGACTCTGATTCGGGGCCTTCCACAGGCTGCAGTCCGGGTGTTTCCTTGGGCTTCGATTCGGGTCCTTCGCCGGACCTCAGCCGGGACATTGCCGCAGCCCCGGCTTGCGATCTCAAGCCCGCCGCCGACCGTAGTTCCCGCTCCGTCCCCAGCTCCGCCCCCAGTTCCGACGCCAGCCTCAGCTCGGGTTCTGGTCCTGGTCTCGGTGCTGTTCCTGCCCACAACTCAGGCTCTGGTGCTGGGCGTCGGTTTGGGGGTGGCCGGGGGCGTAAGGCGGGGGTTGGGTATGGTCTGGTCGGGATGCGTGAACGAGTGGGTCTGTTGAATGGCGTCTTCTATGCCGGGCCTCGCCAGGAAGGCGGTTTTCGGGTGGTGGCGCGCCTGCCCGTACCGGCGCGGGTGCGATGA
- a CDS encoding response regulator: protein MNVRVLLADDQPLIRTALQMVITDAPDLELVGEAGTGTEAVRLTEELRPDVVVMDIRMPGMDGIEATRLITAGPTDARVIVLTTFDEDDYVYGALRSGASGFLVKDMALDDILAAIRVVAAGDALIAPSVTRRLIEEFAARPQPGPRHRSLDGITDREREVLTLIARGLSNTEIATDLVLSVATVKAYVSRLLTKLHARDRVQLVIIAYEAGLVSASSGG, encoded by the coding sequence ATGAACGTCCGTGTACTGCTGGCCGATGACCAGCCGCTCATTCGGACCGCGCTGCAGATGGTCATCACTGACGCACCGGATCTTGAGCTCGTCGGCGAGGCGGGAACGGGTACGGAGGCGGTTCGCCTGACCGAGGAGCTGCGGCCCGATGTCGTGGTGATGGACATCCGCATGCCTGGCATGGACGGCATTGAGGCCACCCGCTTGATCACGGCCGGTCCCACCGATGCCCGCGTCATCGTCCTGACGACGTTCGACGAGGACGATTACGTGTACGGGGCGTTGCGGTCCGGGGCGTCCGGGTTTCTCGTCAAGGACATGGCGCTTGATGACATTCTTGCGGCGATTCGCGTGGTCGCTGCTGGAGATGCCCTGATCGCGCCTAGTGTCACCCGTCGGCTGATCGAGGAGTTCGCCGCTCGCCCTCAGCCCGGTCCGCGCCATCGGTCCCTCGACGGCATCACCGACCGGGAACGCGAGGTGCTGACCCTCATCGCTCGTGGGCTGTCCAACACGGAGATCGCCACCGATCTGGTTCTGAGCGTTGCCACGGTCAAGGCGTACGTGTCGAGGCTGCTGACCAAGCTGCACGCCCGTGACCGCGTTCAGCTCGTCATCATCGCCTACGAGGCGGGCCTGGTGTCAGCGTCCAGTGGCGGATAG
- a CDS encoding pentapeptide repeat-containing protein, with the protein MTFLMIVLGVVVAGSAVAVGALLGPVTRRMTADVKALAPDQRAEAVTATRTMLMQVGSLVTVALSLAGLVGTFYFSSQTVSLEMQKQFQARYDKALKDLRSSDSSARVQGLYELEDIAHEAPSFAWKVTLSIAAYLQDRARGQATPRPHLTVEAALTVLGRRDRKSDRGPVSTGPVAADGVTLRSTDLSGTDLRGIDFTDATLPQAHFTNADLRTAHFKNAVLPQARFTGADLRTADFTGADLRQADFTGAQLDGTTFRKAHLEGALGLPALDRKTPPTRK; encoded by the coding sequence ATGACATTTCTGATGATCGTGCTCGGGGTGGTGGTCGCCGGCTCGGCCGTGGCCGTCGGGGCGCTGCTCGGCCCCGTCACCCGCCGGATGACCGCGGACGTCAAAGCGCTCGCGCCGGACCAGCGGGCCGAGGCGGTGACCGCCACCCGGACGATGCTCATGCAGGTCGGCTCGCTCGTCACCGTCGCGCTCTCCCTGGCCGGCCTGGTCGGGACGTTCTACTTCAGCTCCCAGACCGTCTCGCTCGAGATGCAGAAGCAGTTTCAGGCGCGCTACGACAAGGCGCTGAAGGACCTCAGGTCCAGCGACTCCAGCGCCCGCGTCCAGGGCCTCTACGAGCTGGAGGACATCGCCCACGAGGCGCCGTCCTTCGCCTGGAAGGTGACGCTGAGCATCGCCGCCTACCTGCAGGACCGTGCCCGTGGCCAGGCGACGCCCCGCCCCCACCTGACCGTCGAGGCCGCCCTGACCGTGCTCGGCCGCCGCGACCGCAAGTCCGACCGCGGCCCCGTCTCCACCGGCCCCGTGGCCGCCGACGGCGTCACCCTCCGCTCCACCGACCTGTCCGGCACGGACCTGCGCGGCATCGACTTCACGGACGCCACCCTGCCCCAGGCACACTTCACCAATGCGGACCTCCGTACGGCCCACTTCAAGAACGCCGTCCTGCCTCAAGCCCGCTTCACCGGCGCGGACCTCCGCACAGCCGACTTCACCGGCGCCGACCTCCGCCAGGCCGACTTCACCGGCGCCCAACTGGACGGCACAACCTTCCGCAAGGCCCACCTGGAAGGCGCCCTGGGCCTGCCGGCTCTGGACCGGAAGACGCCGCCAACGCGGAAGTAG
- a CDS encoding NAD+ synthase has translation MAQLRIALAQMNPSVGDLDGNAERLIAWTRDAADRGAHLVVFTEMFLTGYPVEDLVLRTSFVDASIRTLEEVARRLEREGLGDLPVVVGYVDRAGLAPRVGQPKGAPLDAAALLHKGEVVTRTAKHHLPNYGVFDEYRYFVRGDRLPIFRLHGVDVAIAVCEDLWQEGGPVAVVGQAGAGLLISPNASPYEKEKDDVRLELCARRAREAGCALVYVNQVGGQDELVFDGDSIVVDASGELVARAGQFREELLTVDLELPVSDAETGSFPYDAGDGSTITVERLVLSQDPVEPYEPAPATIAEHLDLHGEVYAALVLAVRDYVAKNGFQSVILGLSGGIDSALTATIASDAIGPSRVNVVLMPSRYSSDHSLADAEELVRRQGVNSRIAPIADIVDAFEKEIELSGLAAENLQARVRGMILMGLSNQHGHLVLTTGNKSELATGYSTLYGDSAGGFAPIKDVPKTMVWELSRWRNANSLPQFLLDAKTPIPENSITKEPSAELRPDQRDTDSLPPYEILDRLLDDYVEKDMGSKELIAAGHDPELVTRVIRLVDLAEYKRRQYPPGPKITPKNFGRDRRLPITNRWRETTD, from the coding sequence GTGGCACAACTGCGTATCGCCCTGGCCCAGATGAACCCGTCCGTCGGCGACCTTGACGGCAACGCCGAGCGGCTGATCGCGTGGACCCGCGACGCCGCCGACCGCGGCGCCCATCTTGTCGTCTTCACCGAGATGTTCCTCACCGGCTATCCCGTGGAGGACCTGGTGCTGCGTACGTCCTTCGTGGACGCCAGCATCCGGACCCTGGAGGAGGTGGCGCGCAGGCTGGAGCGGGAGGGCCTGGGCGACCTGCCGGTGGTGGTCGGCTACGTCGACCGCGCCGGACTGGCGCCCCGGGTCGGCCAGCCGAAGGGCGCCCCGCTGGACGCGGCCGCGCTGCTCCACAAGGGCGAGGTGGTGACCCGCACGGCCAAGCACCATCTGCCCAACTACGGGGTGTTCGACGAATACCGCTACTTCGTGCGCGGCGACCGGCTGCCGATCTTCCGGCTGCACGGCGTGGACGTGGCGATCGCGGTGTGCGAGGACCTCTGGCAGGAGGGCGGCCCCGTGGCCGTCGTGGGCCAGGCGGGCGCCGGGCTGCTGATCTCGCCGAACGCCTCGCCGTACGAGAAGGAGAAGGACGACGTACGCCTCGAGCTGTGCGCGCGCCGGGCACGCGAGGCAGGCTGCGCCCTCGTCTACGTCAACCAGGTCGGCGGCCAGGACGAGCTGGTCTTCGACGGCGACTCGATCGTGGTGGACGCCTCGGGCGAGCTGGTGGCGCGGGCGGGCCAGTTCCGGGAGGAGCTGCTGACGGTCGACCTGGAGCTGCCGGTCTCGGACGCCGAGACGGGCTCCTTCCCGTACGACGCGGGTGACGGCTCCACCATCACCGTCGAGCGCCTGGTGCTCTCTCAGGACCCCGTGGAGCCGTACGAGCCGGCGCCCGCGACGATCGCGGAGCACCTGGACCTGCACGGCGAGGTGTACGCGGCCCTGGTCCTGGCGGTGCGCGACTACGTGGCCAAGAACGGCTTCCAGTCGGTCATCCTGGGACTGTCCGGCGGCATCGACTCGGCCCTGACCGCCACCATCGCCTCCGACGCCATCGGCCCCTCGCGCGTCAACGTGGTGCTCATGCCCTCCCGATACTCCTCGGACCACTCCCTGGCCGACGCCGAGGAACTCGTCCGCAGGCAGGGCGTCAACTCCCGGATCGCCCCGATCGCCGACATCGTCGACGCCTTCGAGAAGGAGATCGAGCTCTCGGGCCTGGCGGCCGAGAACCTCCAGGCGAGGGTACGCGGCATGATCCTCATGGGCCTGTCCAACCAGCACGGCCACCTGGTCCTGACGACCGGCAACAAGAGCGAGCTGGCGACGGGCTACTCCACCCTCTACGGCGACTCGGCCGGCGGCTTCGCCCCCATCAAGGACGTCCCGAAGACGATGGTGTGGGAACTGTCGAGGTGGCGCAACGCCAATTCGCTGCCACAATTCCTGCTCGACGCGAAAACCCCCATTCCCGAAAATTCCATCACCAAGGAGCCGAGCGCCGAACTCCGCCCCGACCAGCGCGACACCGACTCCCTCCCGCCTTACGAAATCCTCGACCGCCTGCTGGACGATTACGTGGAGAAGGACATGGGCTCGAAGGAGCTCATCGCGGCCGGCCACGATCCGGAGCTGGTCACGAGGGTCATCAGGCTGGTCGACCTGGCCGAGTACAAGCGTCGCCAGTATCCGCCCGGCCCCAAGATCACCCCGAAGAACTTCGGCCGCGACCGCCGCCTCCCCATCACCAACAGATGGCGCGAAACCACCGATTAA
- a CDS encoding BTAD domain-containing putative transcriptional regulator, whose protein sequence is MLTFTALGPFQAWADGAPLDLGGQRQRAVLARLLVAGGRAVPVNTLIDELWPGAPPAQALSTIQGYVSRLRRALEPDRAPREEARVLVSAPPGYALRAATEQVDAWRFEALVKSEGDPGRVWAAMDTALELWRGPALAEFGELSWAATEAGRLEELRLIAVERRAGAGLALGRATSLVADLEAHASAYPLREEAWRLLATALYGLGRQGDALAALRRARSVWRDELGLDLSAGLQRLEADMLAQRLESPAPDGRPHLPAETPAAGHAAVTGHAVAGHAAAGPAVARSAAAGSAAVSDAAPALRVVVADDQALVRAGVRAMLESEPGVTMVGEATNGEEAIALVAETGPDVVLLDIQMPHLDGLAAARRILSETRPPKVIMMTTFGSDENLYAALRAGVSGFILKTSAPEQFLAAIRAASAGDALIDPTITTRLIAGFAGRVDPDSPPALAGLADSQLDVLKLVARGLTNRQIGQTLSLSEEEVALMVKSLLEHLGLFDRAQLVMAAYESGFVTPGEKSSFSSL, encoded by the coding sequence ATGCTGACATTCACCGCGCTGGGACCGTTCCAGGCCTGGGCCGACGGCGCCCCTCTCGATCTCGGCGGCCAGCGGCAGCGGGCGGTGCTCGCGCGCCTGCTCGTCGCCGGCGGCCGCGCCGTGCCCGTGAACACCCTCATCGACGAGCTCTGGCCGGGCGCGCCGCCCGCACAGGCCCTGTCCACCATTCAGGGGTACGTCTCCCGCCTGCGCCGCGCCCTCGAACCCGATCGCGCACCCCGCGAGGAGGCCCGCGTGCTGGTCTCCGCGCCGCCCGGATACGCCCTGCGGGCCGCGACCGAGCAGGTGGACGCGTGGCGGTTCGAGGCCCTGGTGAAGTCGGAAGGCGACCCGGGCCGGGTGTGGGCGGCCATGGACACGGCGCTGGAGCTGTGGCGGGGGCCCGCGCTGGCCGAGTTCGGCGAGCTGAGCTGGGCCGCGACGGAGGCGGGCCGGCTGGAGGAGCTGCGCCTGATCGCCGTCGAGCGCCGGGCCGGGGCGGGCCTCGCTCTGGGTCGGGCGACGTCGCTGGTGGCCGACCTGGAGGCGCACGCGTCGGCGTACCCGCTGCGGGAGGAGGCGTGGCGGCTGCTCGCCACGGCCCTGTACGGGCTGGGCCGCCAGGGCGACGCGCTGGCGGCGCTGCGCAGGGCGCGGTCGGTGTGGCGGGACGAGCTGGGCCTCGACCTGTCGGCGGGGCTGCAGCGCCTGGAGGCCGACATGCTCGCCCAACGCCTGGAGTCCCCCGCCCCCGACGGGCGGCCACACCTTCCGGCGGAGACCCCCGCCGCTGGGCACGCCGCCGTAACTGGGCACGCCGTCGCTGGACACGCCGCCGCTGGGCCCGCCGTCGCTAGGTCCGCCGCCGCTGGATCCGCCGCCGTTTCCGACGCCGCGCCGGCGCTGCGGGTCGTGGTGGCCGACGACCAGGCGCTCGTACGGGCGGGCGTGCGGGCGATGCTGGAATCCGAGCCGGGGGTGACGATGGTCGGTGAGGCGACCAACGGCGAGGAGGCCATCGCGCTCGTGGCCGAGACCGGCCCCGACGTGGTGCTGCTCGACATCCAGATGCCCCACCTGGACGGCCTGGCCGCCGCCCGCCGCATCCTGTCCGAAACCCGGCCGCCGAAGGTGATCATGATGACCACGTTCGGCAGCGACGAGAACCTTTATGCGGCGTTGCGGGCGGGAGTGAGCGGATTCATCCTGAAAACGTCGGCTCCCGAGCAGTTCCTGGCCGCGATCAGGGCCGCGTCCGCCGGGGACGCGCTCATCGACCCGACGATCACGACCCGGCTGATCGCGGGCTTCGCGGGACGCGTCGACCCGGACTCTCCCCCGGCGCTGGCCGGGCTCGCCGACTCCCAGCTCGACGTGCTGAAACTCGTCGCCCGCGGCCTGACGAACCGCCAGATCGGCCAGACGCTCTCCTTGTCCGAGGAGGAGGTGGCCCTCATGGTCAAGTCGCTCTTGGAGCATCTCGGGCTGTTCGACCGGGCGCAGCTGGTTATGGCCGCGTACGAGTCAGGTTTTGTTACACCCGGCGAAAAGAGTTCCTTTTCGTCGCTTTGA
- a CDS encoding RNA-guided endonuclease InsQ/TnpB family protein has product MELVARRRAHVARLDLSTAQVVALDSQAHTARALWNLLHEYFTFRQGLFPTSAECDRAIRQARHEIDWVGRLPAQAAQSVLKNYRQAWTNFFNPDHPAKRPTFKSRRTRLAVDVPQARDLQVRRLNRRWGAVNLPKIGRTRFRWTKDLPGVTKGGPAGRITGARLVKDAYGWNIMFRAEMLTTPRSAEHPGPQVGIDRGINVALALSDGTMREHGPWLSDGEREHLRRLEKKSARQRRSHVHGGPISRRLARTYAKIAKVRAKAKRRTLDWQHQTTTELAGTFSKIMVEELKITSMLRSAKGTTGRPGVNVAQKSGLNRAIAAEAWGRTVAFLEYKSADRAGRVVKVPAPGTSLTCHRCGHCEPDNRAGVMFSCRNPGCGWGGHADTNAAINIRNAAGTAVPGRGDLGVTRSTKRQPPHAA; this is encoded by the coding sequence GTGGAGTTGGTAGCGCGGAGGCGGGCGCATGTAGCGCGTCTTGATCTGAGCACGGCCCAGGTGGTTGCGTTGGACAGTCAAGCGCATACCGCCCGAGCGCTGTGGAACCTGCTGCATGAGTACTTCACCTTCCGCCAAGGCCTGTTCCCCACGTCGGCAGAGTGTGATCGGGCGATCAGGCAGGCCCGCCATGAAATTGACTGGGTGGGGCGACTTCCCGCTCAGGCCGCTCAGTCGGTGCTGAAGAACTACCGACAGGCGTGGACGAACTTCTTCAACCCCGACCATCCCGCCAAGCGGCCCACGTTCAAATCCCGCCGGACGCGGTTGGCGGTCGACGTCCCCCAAGCACGAGACCTGCAGGTCAGACGACTCAACCGGCGATGGGGCGCGGTCAACCTACCCAAGATCGGCCGGACGAGATTCCGTTGGACCAAGGATCTTCCTGGCGTCACCAAGGGGGGTCCCGCCGGGCGGATCACTGGAGCCCGCCTGGTCAAGGACGCGTACGGGTGGAACATCATGTTCCGCGCCGAGATGCTCACGACGCCGCGCTCTGCCGAGCATCCCGGCCCGCAGGTGGGGATCGACCGAGGCATCAACGTCGCCCTGGCGCTCTCCGACGGGACCATGCGCGAGCACGGTCCCTGGCTCAGCGACGGTGAGCGTGAGCACCTGCGCCGCTTGGAGAAGAAGAGTGCCCGCCAGCGCCGCAGTCATGTCCACGGCGGGCCGATCTCTCGTCGATTGGCCCGCACCTACGCCAAGATCGCCAAGGTCCGCGCGAAAGCCAAGCGCCGTACCTTGGACTGGCAGCACCAGACCACCACCGAACTGGCCGGCACGTTCAGCAAGATCATGGTGGAAGAATTGAAGATCACCAGCATGCTGCGTTCGGCCAAGGGCACCACCGGACGGCCCGGCGTCAATGTGGCACAGAAGTCCGGACTGAACCGAGCGATCGCCGCTGAGGCGTGGGGGCGGACCGTCGCCTTCTTGGAGTACAAGAGCGCCGATCGGGCCGGGCGCGTCGTCAAGGTTCCCGCGCCGGGCACCTCACTGACCTGCCACCGGTGCGGCCACTGCGAGCCCGACAACCGGGCCGGGGTGATGTTCTCGTGCAGAAATCCTGGTTGCGGATGGGGCGGCCATGCCGACACCAACGCCGCGATCAATATCAGAAACGCCGCAGGGACTGCGGTGCCAGGACGTGGAGACCTCGGGGTTACCCGGTCTACGAAGCGTCAACCCCCGCACGCTGCTTGA
- a CDS encoding MDR family MFS transporter yields MGGLPRAFWALWGGTVVNRLGTMVMPFTGVYLTQSRGLSVAAAGLVMGVFGVGSLLSQLVAGVLTDRIGRRATLSGGMLATAATMLALGYSSSLPAIVASMLMLGLVMDVYRPASAALVADLVSPEERPRAYGLLFWGINLGYAVGVTAGGWLASFGFLWLFWIDALSGVVFAVLVWRAVPETRPAARESGGGFGVVLRDRVMVGFTLVALGNALVYAQTYTMLPVAMTKVVGLSAGEFGVAMALNGILIVIVQPLVSGWLGRRDPARMFALGLSVMALGFAMTAFVESTLGLVVTIVVWTAGEVITAGIPGAVVATLAPPELRGRYSGLFGFSWSLAAMLAPLVGGPLLEVGSQALWFTIGGVGVLSAAGMLLLGPAIRQR; encoded by the coding sequence ATGGGCGGGCTGCCCCGCGCCTTCTGGGCCCTTTGGGGCGGCACGGTGGTGAACCGCCTGGGCACCATGGTCATGCCCTTCACCGGCGTCTACCTGACGCAGAGCCGCGGCCTGTCGGTGGCCGCGGCGGGCCTGGTGATGGGCGTGTTCGGGGTGGGCTCGCTGCTGTCGCAGCTGGTCGCGGGGGTGCTCACCGACCGGATCGGGCGCCGCGCCACGCTGTCGGGCGGGATGCTGGCCACGGCCGCGACCATGCTGGCGCTCGGATACAGCTCCTCGCTGCCGGCGATCGTGGCCTCGATGCTCATGCTCGGCCTGGTGATGGACGTCTACCGGCCCGCCTCGGCCGCCCTCGTCGCGGACCTGGTCTCGCCCGAGGAGCGGCCCCGGGCGTACGGGCTGCTGTTCTGGGGGATCAACCTCGGGTACGCGGTCGGCGTGACGGCCGGGGGCTGGCTGGCGAGCTTCGGGTTCCTCTGGTTGTTCTGGATCGACGCGCTGTCCGGCGTGGTCTTCGCCGTGCTGGTGTGGCGGGCCGTCCCCGAGACCAGGCCGGCGGCCCGGGAGTCCGGGGGCGGGTTCGGCGTGGTGCTGCGGGACCGGGTGATGGTCGGGTTCACGCTCGTGGCGCTGGGCAACGCGCTGGTCTACGCGCAGACGTACACCATGCTGCCGGTGGCGATGACGAAGGTCGTGGGGCTGTCGGCCGGGGAGTTCGGGGTGGCCATGGCCCTGAACGGGATCCTGATCGTCATCGTCCAGCCCCTGGTGTCGGGGTGGCTGGGGCGCCGGGACCCCGCCCGCATGTTCGCGCTGGGGCTGTCGGTGATGGCGCTCGGGTTCGCGATGACGGCGTTCGTCGAGAGCACCCTGGGACTGGTGGTGACGATCGTGGTGTGGACGGCGGGCGAGGTCATCACGGCGGGCATCCCGGGCGCGGTCGTGGCCACGCTGGCGCCGCCGGAGCTGCGGGGGCGGTATTCGGGGCTGTTCGGGTTCTCGTGGTCGCTGGCGGCGATGCTGGCGCCGCTGGTCGGCGGGCCGCTGCTGGAGGTCGGCTCCCAGGCTCTGTGGTTCACGATCGGCGGGGTGGGGGTGCTGTCGGCGGCGGGCATGCTGCTGCTCGGACCGGCAATCAGGCAGCGTTGA
- a CDS encoding DUF5937 family protein, whose protein sequence is MSVEWVLKPEDVARIRFAFSPMWELVASLRTLQGPARQSIHLPWLKAVRPRLAALDLAELFALVPPSGYMADFITPPPDTPMPEFAAELERVRSADPGRAREEAAKIVGTDPAVLERFMADPEAGVARVAATLEAYWEACFAEFWPRVYGLLERDVLRRSRQLAQGGARELFAALDPAVVWTGERLLIDRPWCEAGGLHGDGLVLVPSAFWGPAAVAVMTAPYQSMLVYPVLGVGTLWEQGPPPAPGALAALIGRSRAQILLALAEPATTSALAARMALTPGAVSQHLGVLSGGGLTVGMRVGKQVVYRRTPTGDTLAGHA, encoded by the coding sequence ATGTCGGTCGAGTGGGTGCTGAAGCCGGAGGACGTGGCCCGGATCCGGTTCGCGTTCTCGCCGATGTGGGAGCTGGTCGCCAGCCTGCGCACCCTGCAGGGGCCGGCCAGGCAGTCGATCCACCTGCCCTGGCTCAAGGCCGTGCGCCCCCGCCTGGCGGCGCTCGACCTGGCCGAGCTGTTCGCGCTCGTGCCCCCGAGCGGCTACATGGCCGACTTCATCACGCCGCCGCCCGACACGCCGATGCCGGAGTTCGCCGCCGAGCTGGAGCGGGTCAGGAGCGCGGATCCCGGGCGGGCCCGCGAGGAGGCGGCGAAGATCGTGGGGACCGACCCGGCCGTGCTGGAGCGGTTCATGGCCGACCCCGAGGCGGGCGTGGCCAGGGTCGCCGCCACGCTGGAGGCGTACTGGGAGGCGTGCTTCGCGGAGTTCTGGCCCCGCGTGTACGGGCTGCTGGAGCGCGACGTGCTGCGCCGGTCACGGCAGCTCGCCCAGGGCGGGGCGCGCGAGCTGTTCGCCGCGCTCGATCCGGCCGTGGTGTGGACGGGGGAGCGGCTGCTCATCGACCGGCCCTGGTGCGAGGCGGGCGGCCTGCACGGCGACGGGCTGGTGCTGGTGCCCAGCGCGTTCTGGGGGCCGGCGGCCGTGGCGGTGATGACGGCGCCGTACCAGTCGATGCTGGTCTACCCCGTGCTCGGCGTCGGCACGCTGTGGGAGCAGGGCCCGCCGCCCGCGCCCGGCGCGCTCGCCGCGCTGATCGGCAGGAGCCGGGCGCAGATCCTGCTCGCCCTCGCCGAGCCCGCCACGACCTCGGCCCTGGCCGCGCGCATGGCGCTCACGCCCGGCGCGGTCAGCCAGCACCTGGGGGTGCTCAGCGGCGGCGGACTCACGGTGGGGATGCGGGTCGGCAAGCAGGTCGTCTACCGCCGCACCCCCACGGGCGACACGCTGGCGGGTCACGCGTAG